The following are encoded together in the Mycolicibacterium arabiense genome:
- a CDS encoding GGDEF domain-containing protein — translation MTARSAWRRDGDHYYWLTAFLAARDLQQRTCRTVAACILGLGSIGPILSIGMLGPKSVGGVVAEVVVVCCCVAMSMLWLRPGWPSRRASQACVVVGTVCIAVACVIVPSHSLGILGATSYAALGAFVAVFHSLRLLAFTWTVGAAVTVYLAVWLAEVDVSMAVATALLIVLVNVFAVFASRMGVRLIAHDAAHGDLEPVTGLLNRDGFYEQVAGLIGARSRDDDRRLVVLVVNLDGYSLLASVRGPAGVDSARVAIARSLRETARRDAVIAHTGDAEFWIADLFTNADPNPLAERVRGAIASSPPALTASVGVVCTPLVPLAAAPAYDAVEELLTIAVTAMFEARAAGGNQTRAAIDPALSVLRSPARDD, via the coding sequence ATGACGGCGCGGAGCGCATGGCGGCGCGACGGTGACCACTACTACTGGCTGACGGCATTCCTTGCGGCCCGCGACCTTCAGCAGCGCACCTGTCGGACGGTCGCCGCGTGCATCCTCGGTCTGGGATCGATCGGCCCCATCCTGTCGATCGGGATGCTCGGGCCCAAGAGCGTTGGCGGCGTCGTCGCCGAAGTCGTCGTGGTGTGCTGTTGCGTCGCAATGTCCATGCTGTGGCTGAGGCCAGGCTGGCCCAGCCGGCGCGCATCGCAGGCCTGCGTCGTCGTCGGCACCGTGTGCATCGCGGTCGCGTGCGTCATCGTGCCGTCCCATTCGCTCGGGATCCTGGGGGCGACGTCGTATGCCGCGCTTGGCGCGTTCGTCGCGGTGTTCCACTCCCTGCGGCTGCTGGCGTTCACGTGGACCGTCGGGGCAGCCGTCACGGTGTACCTCGCGGTGTGGCTGGCAGAGGTCGACGTGTCGATGGCCGTCGCGACCGCGCTGCTGATCGTGCTCGTGAACGTCTTCGCGGTGTTCGCCAGTCGCATGGGCGTCCGGCTGATCGCCCACGATGCCGCGCACGGCGACCTCGAGCCGGTCACCGGTCTGCTGAACCGCGACGGCTTCTACGAGCAGGTCGCCGGTCTCATCGGCGCCCGGAGTCGCGACGACGACCGGCGCCTCGTCGTGCTGGTGGTCAACCTCGACGGCTACTCGCTGCTGGCCAGTGTGCGGGGCCCCGCCGGGGTGGACAGTGCCCGGGTCGCGATCGCCCGCAGCCTGCGCGAGACCGCGCGTCGCGATGCCGTCATCGCCCACACCGGCGACGCCGAGTTCTGGATCGCAGACCTGTTCACCAATGCCGACCCCAACCCGCTCGCCGAACGCGTCCGCGGCGCGATCGCCAGTTCCCCACCCGCGCTGACCGCCAGCGTGGGCGTGGTCTGTACGCCGCTGGTGCCGTTGGCCGCCGCACCCGCGTACGACGCCGTCGAGGAGCTGCTCACCATCGCCGTCACCGCGATGTTCGAGGCACGCGCAGCCGGTGGCAATCAGACGCGCGCCGCCATCGACCCGGCGCTCAGCGTGTTGAGGAGCCCGGCCCGCGACGACTGA
- a CDS encoding GGDEF domain-containing protein: MRASYYEWISDYLAARRMAGAVRLMMAFIAMSFALCLFALLRSPDGPQGGVPVAMMWTALTTGVASAVLWAWRWPSRWQSLTFSVATNASVALACLSFPNPQGALTGCIAFATTGAFIAFFHSTALVLYNFAVAATVAVIAAVRVAESGHLAIAAVDLFLVAQINIAMPVAIHVLMRALGGDLEQADQDPLTGLLNRRSFQLHTLKMLKADSAVSGRYLVVAMVDLDDFKRINDTRGHQAGDDALVAVGSALSAAFLDATAVIARTGGEEFNVAVVSETPDPQPIASQVCQAIAGLPEGVTASVGTACADIESLPGDGTRLRMSLNRLVAAADEAMYSAKRAGGNRYHHFDDQLL, translated from the coding sequence ATGCGCGCCAGCTACTACGAATGGATCAGCGACTACCTCGCTGCACGCCGGATGGCCGGCGCGGTCCGGCTGATGATGGCGTTCATCGCCATGTCCTTCGCGCTGTGTCTCTTCGCGTTGCTGCGCAGTCCGGATGGCCCCCAAGGCGGCGTGCCCGTGGCCATGATGTGGACGGCGCTGACAACGGGCGTCGCAAGCGCAGTGCTGTGGGCATGGCGCTGGCCATCGCGCTGGCAGTCGCTGACGTTCTCAGTAGCGACGAACGCGTCGGTCGCGCTGGCATGTCTGTCGTTCCCGAACCCCCAGGGCGCACTGACCGGCTGCATCGCGTTCGCCACCACCGGCGCCTTCATCGCGTTCTTCCACTCCACCGCTCTGGTGCTGTACAACTTCGCCGTCGCCGCGACGGTCGCCGTCATCGCCGCCGTACGGGTTGCCGAGTCGGGCCACCTCGCGATCGCGGCCGTCGACCTGTTCCTCGTCGCACAGATCAACATCGCCATGCCGGTGGCCATCCACGTGCTGATGCGCGCCCTCGGCGGCGACCTCGAGCAGGCGGACCAGGACCCGCTGACCGGGCTGCTCAACCGGCGCTCGTTCCAGCTGCACACCCTGAAGATGCTCAAGGCCGATTCGGCGGTCTCGGGGCGCTACCTGGTGGTCGCGATGGTCGATCTCGACGACTTCAAGCGCATCAACGACACCCGCGGCCATCAGGCGGGCGACGACGCCCTCGTCGCCGTCGGCAGCGCGCTGAGCGCGGCGTTCCTCGACGCGACCGCGGTAATCGCCCGGACCGGCGGCGAGGAGTTCAACGTCGCGGTGGTGAGCGAGACGCCCGACCCGCAGCCGATCGCGAGCCAGGTGTGCCAGGCGATCGCAGGCCTGCCCGAGGGGGTTACGGCCAGCGTCGGTACCGCGTGCGCGGACATCGAATCGCTACCCGGTGACGGCACCCGGCTCCGGATGAGCCTGAATCGCCTCGTCGCAGCAGCCGACGAAGCGATGTACTCGGCAAAGCGCGCGGGCGGCAACAGGTATCACCACTTCGACGATCAGCTGCTGTAG
- a CDS encoding LLM class F420-dependent oxidoreductase, producing MNFGISTFVTDDGIDPVSLARAIEERGFASLVIAEHTHIPASRESAYPGGGELPSIYYRTLDPFVTLAAAAAVTSTIELFTGIALLIQRDPITTAKEAASIDLISGGRFVFGVGAGWNLEELRNHGTDPKTRGALLDERIEAIKALWTTEPAEYHGRFVDFDPSYLRPKPVRRPHPPIYIGGDSDATVKRVVRHDAGWISNPLPVERLSARIDQMRQGAGHDVPLAMFGAPVEHDYWRATEELGFDQLALILPTKPLDESLRLLDDYAAKVQRYRG from the coding sequence ATGAATTTCGGCATATCCACATTCGTCACCGACGACGGCATCGACCCGGTATCACTGGCTCGGGCCATCGAAGAGCGCGGCTTCGCATCGCTGGTGATCGCCGAGCACACCCACATCCCGGCGAGCCGGGAGTCGGCCTACCCCGGCGGCGGCGAGCTGCCGTCGATCTACTACCGGACGCTCGACCCGTTCGTGACGCTGGCCGCGGCGGCAGCGGTGACCTCCACCATCGAGCTGTTCACCGGCATCGCCCTGCTGATCCAGCGCGACCCGATCACCACGGCGAAGGAAGCCGCCAGCATCGACCTCATCTCGGGTGGGCGGTTCGTCTTCGGTGTGGGCGCGGGCTGGAACCTCGAGGAACTGCGCAACCACGGGACCGACCCGAAGACGCGCGGCGCACTGCTCGACGAGCGCATCGAGGCGATCAAGGCCCTGTGGACGACCGAACCAGCCGAGTACCACGGCAGATTCGTCGACTTCGATCCGTCCTACCTGCGGCCCAAGCCCGTCCGTCGGCCGCACCCACCGATCTACATCGGAGGCGACTCCGACGCGACGGTGAAGCGGGTCGTCCGCCACGACGCCGGCTGGATCTCCAATCCCCTGCCCGTGGAGAGGCTGTCCGCCCGCATCGACCAGATGCGCCAAGGCGCCGGGCACGACGTCCCACTCGCGATGTTCGGCGCACCGGTCGAGCACGACTACTGGCGTGCGACGGAGGAACTCGGCTTCGATCAACTGGCCCTCATCCTGCCCACCAAGCCGCTCGACGAGTCGCTGCGACTGCTCGACGACTACGCCGCGAAGGTGCAGCGCTACCGCGGGTAG
- the idi gene encoding isopentenyl-diphosphate Delta-isomerase produces the protein MTDVEEVVLLADDGTVIGRTAKDRVHGTDTPLHLAFSCYLFDARGNVLVTRRALDKRTWPGVWTNSFCGHPAPGEDMAEAVLRRGGQELGVAMRDLQCVLPDFRYRAVDSSGTVENEVCPVYCAITDDDVLPDPDEVAEYRWVSWTELRSAATVGWTISPWASTQVPLLEAAGIPR, from the coding sequence ATGACGGACGTCGAAGAAGTAGTGCTGCTCGCCGACGACGGGACGGTGATCGGCCGGACGGCAAAGGATCGAGTCCACGGCACGGACACTCCACTGCATCTCGCCTTCTCATGCTACCTCTTCGACGCGCGTGGCAACGTGCTGGTCACCCGACGTGCACTGGACAAGCGCACGTGGCCGGGAGTGTGGACGAATTCGTTCTGCGGTCACCCGGCCCCGGGTGAGGACATGGCCGAAGCGGTGCTGCGCCGCGGCGGCCAGGAACTCGGTGTCGCCATGCGGGACCTGCAGTGCGTGTTGCCTGACTTCCGTTACCGCGCAGTCGATTCGAGCGGCACGGTGGAGAACGAAGTGTGTCCGGTGTACTGCGCGATCACCGACGACGACGTGCTGCCCGATCCCGACGAGGTCGCCGAGTACCGCTGGGTCTCGTGGACCGAGCTTCGCAGTGCGGCGACCGTGGGGTGGACCATCAGCCCGTGGGCCAGCACTCAAGTTCCGCTGCTCGAGGCAGCAGGCATACCGCGCTAG
- a CDS encoding maleylpyruvate isomerase family mycothiol-dependent enzyme: MSVTDPRRVAGLYQDTRQRIVALLDDHGDATWGAPVPACPGWSVGDVVAHLVAVAEDWVTGTLAGAPTDEQTAEHVRRFAGHDRAELLARWAAAGAELCRRAEVDGLIAPVGDVTSHEHDIRGALGRPGERGSEAVRYSSDQVLTRLDTSLPLCVTVEDADYRCGPDAEPELRLSTTRFEALRWRTGRRSRSQILAMDWSADPTPILGELCLFGPATADLIE, translated from the coding sequence GTGTCTGTCACTGATCCCCGCCGCGTCGCCGGCCTGTACCAGGACACCAGGCAGCGGATCGTCGCCTTGCTCGACGACCACGGCGACGCGACGTGGGGCGCGCCCGTCCCCGCCTGTCCCGGCTGGTCGGTCGGTGACGTCGTGGCGCACCTGGTCGCCGTCGCCGAGGACTGGGTGACCGGAACGCTGGCCGGCGCTCCCACCGACGAGCAGACGGCGGAACACGTCAGGCGGTTCGCCGGTCACGATCGCGCCGAGTTGTTGGCCAGATGGGCGGCTGCCGGCGCCGAACTCTGTCGTCGCGCGGAAGTCGACGGCCTGATCGCCCCCGTCGGTGACGTCACCAGCCACGAGCACGACATCCGCGGCGCGCTGGGGCGGCCCGGCGAACGTGGCTCGGAGGCCGTGCGCTACTCCTCGGATCAGGTGCTGACCCGGCTGGACACGTCACTACCGCTGTGCGTCACGGTCGAAGACGCCGACTATCGCTGCGGGCCCGACGCAGAGCCCGAATTGCGTTTGAGCACGACACGGTTCGAGGCGTTGAGATGGCGAACGGGTCGGCGCAGTCGTTCCCAAATCTTGGCAATGGACTGGTCGGCGGATCCGACCCCGATACTCGGGGAATTGTGCCTGTTCGGCCCTGCGACCGCAGACCTGATCGAGTGA
- a CDS encoding DUF899 domain-containing protein — protein MQTPEIVSAAEWDAAHQRMLVKEKEMTRARDALAAMRRRMPWTPVDTEYAFEGPDGRVGLVDLFDGRRQLIVYRAFVEPGVEGWPEHGCVGCSLMADHVGNLAHLNARDTTLVYVSRADQADIERIKAKMGWDIPWYSLTDDFDADFGCDQWHGTNAFIRTAGDDGDQVYRTYFINDRGDEAFVGTWTFLDVTALGRQETWEDSPDGYPQTAPYEWWCWHDEYGQREPSRWFGDPDPDDPHDPRPPRRTEGSDSRVCH, from the coding sequence ATGCAGACGCCCGAGATCGTGTCGGCCGCCGAGTGGGACGCCGCGCACCAACGGATGCTGGTGAAGGAGAAGGAGATGACCAGGGCCCGCGACGCTCTGGCCGCCATGCGGCGACGCATGCCCTGGACACCCGTGGACACCGAGTACGCCTTCGAGGGCCCCGACGGCAGAGTCGGTCTCGTCGACCTGTTCGACGGCCGACGGCAGCTGATCGTCTATCGCGCCTTCGTCGAACCGGGCGTGGAGGGTTGGCCCGAGCACGGTTGCGTGGGCTGCTCGCTGATGGCCGACCACGTCGGCAACCTCGCCCACCTCAATGCCCGTGACACGACGCTCGTCTACGTCTCTCGCGCCGATCAAGCGGACATCGAGCGGATCAAGGCCAAGATGGGTTGGGACATCCCGTGGTATTCGCTCACCGACGACTTCGACGCCGACTTCGGTTGCGACCAGTGGCACGGCACCAACGCGTTCATTCGGACCGCTGGAGACGACGGCGACCAGGTGTACCGCACCTACTTCATCAACGATCGCGGTGACGAGGCATTCGTCGGTACCTGGACCTTCCTCGACGTGACGGCGCTGGGGCGGCAGGAGACCTGGGAGGACTCACCGGACGGTTATCCGCAGACCGCACCGTACGAATGGTGGTGCTGGCACGACGAATACGGGCAGCGAGAGCCGTCGAGGTGGTTCGGCGATCCCGATCCCGACGATCCACACGACCCGCGTCCCCCGCGTCGGACCGAGGGGAGCGACAGCCGTGTCTGTCACTGA
- a CDS encoding ArsR/SmtB family transcription factor produces the protein MVEDQLLDRAYAALADPTRRRLLETLRDGDARITDLAAPLPMTFAGVSRHVGVLESAGLVQREVRGREHWLSLRPEGLTMAQQWMNDQTEFWSTRADALSERLRRKREKR, from the coding sequence GTGGTTGAAGATCAGCTCTTGGATCGGGCGTACGCCGCGCTCGCCGATCCCACGCGGCGCCGACTCCTGGAGACGCTGCGCGACGGCGACGCACGCATCACCGACCTCGCCGCGCCGCTTCCGATGACCTTCGCAGGCGTCTCGCGTCACGTCGGCGTGCTCGAGTCGGCCGGACTCGTCCAGCGCGAGGTCAGGGGCCGGGAGCATTGGCTGTCACTGCGACCGGAGGGCCTGACCATGGCGCAGCAGTGGATGAACGACCAGACGGAGTTCTGGTCGACGCGTGCGGACGCACTGTCCGAACGCCTGCGCCGCAAGCGAGAGAAGCGATGA
- a CDS encoding SRPBCC family protein, which translates to MTETATVRVRRIMPAPPDVVFDEWLDPESLREWMCPRPDRIVALTVEPHVGGVVRFDVDAVDRTVLITGRFLEIDRPRLLRFTWSNSNWPDPTATSVVEVTFAPADDDQTLMSIEHTLVPSTEFDDFHNGWTLTFDQLGAFLQGR; encoded by the coding sequence ATGACCGAGACGGCGACGGTGCGGGTCCGACGCATCATGCCGGCGCCGCCGGACGTCGTCTTCGACGAGTGGCTGGACCCCGAGTCGCTGCGCGAGTGGATGTGCCCGCGGCCCGACCGCATCGTGGCGCTCACCGTGGAGCCGCACGTCGGCGGCGTCGTGCGCTTCGACGTCGACGCCGTGGATCGGACGGTGCTGATCACCGGTCGGTTCCTCGAGATCGACCGGCCCCGCCTGCTGCGCTTCACCTGGAGCAACTCGAACTGGCCGGACCCGACGGCGACCAGCGTGGTCGAGGTGACCTTCGCTCCCGCGGACGACGATCAGACCCTCATGTCGATCGAGCACACCCTGGTTCCGTCGACCGAATTCGACGACTTCCACAACGGGTGGACGCTCACGTTCGACCAGCTGGGAGCGTTCCTGCAGGGGCGGTGA
- a CDS encoding SDR family oxidoreductase — MRHEPSRIVLVTGASRGIGAEVARQLANPDTHVLVNYRERDKRANAIVDAIRAAGGHASTLAADISDETDAAAMIDAIAARFGRLDTLILNASGGLELGAEPGYAMRLNRDAQRRLVQLAMPLMPVGGRIVYVTSHQAHFFPHKAVPKGYSAVAASKRAGETALYAMRSEFEHAGIRFTVVSGDMVDGTFIPAAIVEAANRPNPSSIVYVGGADYLMTA; from the coding sequence ATGCGACACGAACCTTCGCGAATCGTCCTGGTCACCGGAGCCTCGCGCGGCATCGGCGCGGAGGTGGCGCGCCAGCTCGCGAACCCCGACACCCACGTTCTGGTCAACTACCGCGAACGCGACAAGCGCGCCAACGCGATCGTGGACGCCATCCGCGCCGCCGGCGGACACGCTTCGACGCTGGCCGCGGACATCTCCGACGAGACCGACGCCGCCGCGATGATCGACGCGATCGCGGCCCGCTTCGGACGCCTCGACACCCTGATCCTCAACGCCTCTGGCGGTCTCGAGTTGGGCGCCGAGCCCGGCTACGCCATGCGGCTCAACCGCGACGCGCAGCGGCGCCTGGTGCAACTGGCCATGCCGTTGATGCCCGTCGGCGGCCGCATCGTCTACGTGACCAGCCACCAGGCACACTTCTTCCCGCACAAGGCCGTCCCGAAGGGCTACTCGGCAGTCGCCGCCAGCAAGCGCGCTGGCGAAACCGCCCTGTACGCAATGCGTTCGGAGTTCGAGCATGCGGGCATCCGCTTCACGGTCGTCTCCGGCGACATGGTCGACGGCACCTTCATCCCCGCCGCGATTGTCGAGGCGGCGAACCGGCCCAACCCGTCCAGCATCGTCTACGTCGGCGGCGCCGACTACCTGATGACGGCCTGA
- a CDS encoding GGDEF domain-containing protein, which yields MGLVGPILLAGRLGPRSAGGLIAEAAVVVSCVAMAVVWLRPGWPSRRASQACVVLGSACCAVACIVVPVPSLGILGVTSYAVLGSYVAVFHSPRLLAFTWTVGAGVLAYLSIRVAQVDPSTAVATVLLIVMVNLFAVFACRMFTRLFADDTGHRDLEPVTGLLNRDSFFEQVAGLIGARSRDDDRRLAMLVVSLDGYSLLTGLHGPAAVDRARVAVARGLRETSRRDAVIAHTGDSEFWIADLFTIADPNPLAERVRGVIASARPGLTASVGVVCTPLAPLAVAPAYDVVEELLTIAGSAMVEARGAGGNQTRSAIDPGLTVLRGA from the coding sequence TTGGGCTTGGTCGGCCCGATCCTGTTGGCCGGAAGGCTTGGTCCACGGAGTGCGGGCGGTCTGATCGCCGAGGCAGCCGTGGTGGTGAGTTGCGTGGCGATGGCCGTCGTGTGGCTGCGGCCGGGCTGGCCGAGTCGGCGCGCGTCTCAGGCATGCGTAGTGCTGGGGTCGGCGTGCTGTGCGGTGGCGTGCATCGTCGTGCCGGTGCCGTCGCTGGGGATCCTGGGCGTCACGTCCTACGCGGTACTCGGCTCCTACGTCGCCGTGTTCCACTCGCCAAGGCTGCTGGCGTTCACGTGGACGGTCGGGGCGGGCGTCCTGGCCTACCTCTCGATCCGGGTGGCCCAGGTCGATCCCTCCACGGCGGTCGCCACGGTGCTACTCATCGTGATGGTCAACCTGTTCGCGGTATTCGCGTGCCGAATGTTCACGAGGCTGTTCGCGGACGACACCGGGCACCGCGATCTGGAGCCGGTCACCGGTCTATTGAACCGGGATTCGTTCTTCGAGCAGGTCGCCGGACTCATCGGCGCGCGGAGCCGTGATGACGACCGTCGTCTGGCCATGCTGGTGGTCAGCCTGGACGGCTACTCGCTGCTGACCGGATTGCACGGCCCAGCGGCGGTAGACAGAGCCCGCGTCGCCGTCGCCCGCGGACTTCGCGAGACATCACGGCGCGACGCGGTCATCGCCCATACCGGGGATTCGGAGTTCTGGATTGCCGACCTGTTCACCATCGCCGACCCCAACCCACTCGCAGAACGGGTGCGCGGCGTGATCGCCAGCGCACGGCCGGGTTTGACGGCAAGCGTGGGTGTGGTGTGTACCCCGTTGGCGCCGTTGGCCGTTGCGCCGGCATACGACGTCGTCGAGGAACTCTTGACCATTGCGGGTTCCGCCATGGTCGAGGCGCGTGGCGCGGGAGGAAACCAGACGCGTTCGGCCATCGACCCGGGGTTGACGGTACTGCGAGGTGCGTGA